A window from Bosea sp. ANAM02 encodes these proteins:
- a CDS encoding glycerophosphodiester phosphodiesterase family protein, producing the protein MTPPLVIAHRGHSARYPENTLEAYRAAIASGADLVETDARLSADGIVIASHDPDLVRVAGSDAAIVETSHEQLKAIARSGGVQLATLAEALAAICPHREALIDIKTKDLAIIDAVLAVIRDLDLLDRVWIGAREVLQVAHATLKVPGIRMLAFLPDKANPDHYAAAGASAFRIWEGALDGPVASRLLGRVPVWVTAGGTGTGRIVGDVDGDGLRAILAHAPQAVLLNDPDLLTGFQSRKAS; encoded by the coding sequence CCGCCCGCTATCCCGAGAACACGCTGGAGGCCTATCGCGCCGCGATCGCGTCGGGTGCCGATCTTGTCGAGACCGATGCGCGGCTCAGCGCCGACGGCATCGTCATCGCGTCGCATGATCCCGATCTCGTCCGGGTCGCAGGCAGCGATGCCGCGATCGTGGAGACGTCTCACGAACAGCTCAAGGCCATCGCCCGCTCCGGCGGCGTTCAGCTCGCGACGCTGGCAGAGGCGCTCGCCGCGATCTGCCCGCATCGCGAAGCGCTGATCGACATCAAGACGAAAGACCTCGCGATCATCGACGCGGTGCTCGCGGTGATCAGGGACCTGGACCTGCTCGACCGGGTCTGGATCGGCGCGCGCGAGGTGCTTCAGGTTGCCCATGCCACGCTCAAGGTGCCGGGCATCCGCATGCTCGCCTTCCTGCCCGACAAGGCCAATCCGGATCACTATGCCGCCGCGGGCGCGAGCGCTTTCCGCATCTGGGAGGGCGCTCTCGACGGCCCGGTCGCGTCGCGGCTGCTGGGGCGCGTGCCCGTCTGGGTCACGGCCGGAGGCACCGGCACCGGCCGCATCGTCGGCGATGTCGATGGCGACGGTCTTCGCGCCATCCTCGCGCATGCGCCGCAGGCCGTGCTGCTCAACGACCCCGACCTGCTGACCGGCTTCCAGAGCCGCAAGGCCTCGTGA
- a CDS encoding ABC transporter permease, whose product MPGRLFLTKLARGLLTVWLIVTLTFVALNLSGDPIEALVGDQAPAEVVAHYREKFGLDRPLWQQYVSYVAGIAQGDFGLSLSDQQPAIELIAAALPRTLRLGLTAFLLGLVLGVGLGIVAALNRNRAIDRFVMSFAVLGFSLPNFFLGILLILLFSLHWRLLPSSGDQTIWHLILPAITLGTHFAGTFARFTRSAMLEVLNKQYVVAARAKGVPRPRRVLWHALPNAAIPIITIIGLKLGDLVAGSIIVETVFAVPGVGRLLVNAVTSRDFALVQAILIMTSITMVLANLAVDAIYALIDPRMRAARSES is encoded by the coding sequence ATGCCCGGCCGGCTCTTCCTGACCAAGCTGGCGCGCGGCCTGCTGACCGTGTGGCTGATCGTGACGCTGACCTTCGTTGCGCTCAATCTGTCTGGCGACCCCATCGAGGCGCTGGTCGGCGACCAGGCTCCGGCCGAGGTCGTCGCGCATTACCGCGAGAAATTCGGCCTCGACCGACCGCTGTGGCAGCAATACGTCTCCTATGTCGCGGGAATCGCGCAGGGCGATTTCGGCCTGTCGCTGTCCGATCAGCAGCCTGCGATCGAGCTCATCGCCGCGGCGCTGCCGCGCACGCTCCGGCTCGGGCTCACCGCCTTCCTGCTCGGCCTCGTCCTCGGCGTCGGGCTCGGCATCGTCGCGGCGCTCAACCGCAACCGGGCGATCGACCGCTTCGTGATGAGCTTCGCCGTGCTCGGCTTCAGCCTGCCGAATTTCTTCCTGGGTATCCTGCTGATCCTGCTGTTCTCGCTGCATTGGCGCCTGCTGCCGAGTTCGGGCGACCAGACGATCTGGCACCTGATCCTGCCGGCGATCACGCTCGGCACGCATTTCGCCGGCACCTTCGCCCGCTTCACCCGCTCGGCCATGCTCGAGGTGCTGAACAAGCAATATGTCGTCGCCGCCCGGGCCAAGGGTGTTCCACGCCCGCGCCGGGTGCTCTGGCATGCCCTGCCCAATGCCGCGATCCCGATCATCACGATCATCGGCCTCAAGCTCGGCGATCTCGTCGCCGGCTCGATCATCGTCGAGACCGTCTTCGCAGTGCCTGGCGTCGGGCGGCTGCTGGTCAACGCGGTGACCTCGCGCGATTTCGCGCTGGTGCAGGCGATCCTGATCATGACCTCGATCACGATGGTTCTCGCCAACCTCGCCGTCGACGCGATCTACGCGCTGATCGACCCGCGCATGCGCGCCGCCCGCTCGGAGAGCTGA
- a CDS encoding ABC transporter permease, protein MALTTLFRRKDDAPVKAEARYPALVIAALVLLGLILVIFLFADWLAPYDYRTQSLLKRLKPPSFLGGLPQHPLGTDELGRDVLSRLIYAIRFSVLVALGGTLIGALIGTTLGFIAAHFRGLTEEAIMMLADVQASLPFMMIALALIALFGGGFFLFVAIMGFYGWEVFARLTRGVVIAANTQGYATAVTALGAPARHVYLRHVLPNILSVLIVQFTLNFPQVILLETSLSFLGLGIRPPLTSLGQMLGAGRAYLTSAWWIALLPGLAIFLTTMSISIVGDWIRDRLDPTLQSR, encoded by the coding sequence ATGGCGCTGACGACCCTCTTCCGCCGGAAGGACGATGCGCCGGTGAAGGCCGAAGCGCGCTATCCGGCCCTCGTCATCGCGGCGCTCGTCCTGCTCGGCCTGATCCTCGTGATCTTCCTCTTCGCCGACTGGCTCGCGCCTTACGACTACCGCACGCAGTCGCTGCTGAAGCGTCTGAAGCCGCCGAGCTTTCTCGGCGGCCTGCCGCAGCACCCGCTTGGCACCGACGAACTCGGGCGCGACGTCCTCAGCCGCCTGATCTACGCGATCCGCTTCAGCGTGCTGGTCGCGCTCGGCGGCACGCTGATCGGCGCCCTGATCGGCACCACGCTCGGCTTCATCGCGGCCCATTTCCGCGGGCTCACCGAGGAAGCGATCATGATGCTGGCGGACGTGCAGGCGTCCTTGCCCTTCATGATGATCGCGCTGGCGCTGATTGCCCTGTTCGGCGGCGGCTTCTTCCTGTTCGTGGCGATCATGGGCTTCTATGGCTGGGAGGTCTTCGCGCGATTGACGCGCGGCGTCGTCATCGCCGCCAACACGCAGGGTTATGCCACCGCCGTGACCGCACTCGGGGCGCCCGCCCGCCATGTCTATCTCCGGCATGTCCTGCCGAATATCCTGAGTGTGCTGATCGTCCAGTTCACGCTGAATTTCCCGCAGGTGATCCTGCTGGAGACCTCGCTCAGCTTCCTCGGCCTCGGCATCCGCCCGCCCCTGACCAGCCTCGGCCAGATGCTCGGCGCCGGCCGCGCCTATCTGACCAGCGCCTGGTGGATCGCGCTGCTGCCGGGCCTGGCGATCTTCCTGACGACGATGTCGATCTCGATCGTCGGCGACTGGATCCGCGACCGGCTCGACCCGACGCTGCAATCGCGCTGA
- a CDS encoding helix-turn-helix transcriptional regulator, producing the protein MRNASEAYQTVPRAVAVMPKSYESGASTGWHSHPRAQLLYATAGLTLVRAEDGTWVLPARHALWIPPRLSHEVRMHGAVSMCSAYIAPEAVGVLPSGCRVLEVSALLASALEALSVEPLLYDEAGRGGHLAALILDEIARAPETPLTLPLPRDPRLRRICDALLKDPALDVDLDGWAERAGASRRTLTRGFRAETGMSLGDWRARLRVLRAMTMTSDGASPQQVVKAVGYADQRALRTAARRILGRTDLS; encoded by the coding sequence ATGCGCAACGCAAGCGAGGCCTATCAGACGGTGCCGCGCGCGGTTGCCGTGATGCCGAAGAGCTACGAGTCCGGCGCGAGTACGGGCTGGCACAGCCATCCGCGCGCGCAATTGCTCTATGCGACGGCCGGGCTGACGCTGGTGCGGGCCGAGGACGGCACCTGGGTTCTGCCGGCCCGGCACGCGCTCTGGATACCGCCGCGTCTCTCCCATGAAGTCAGAATGCATGGCGCGGTCTCGATGTGCTCGGCGTATATCGCGCCCGAGGCGGTCGGCGTCCTGCCCTCGGGGTGTCGCGTGCTGGAGGTCTCGGCCCTGCTGGCTTCGGCACTGGAGGCGCTGTCAGTCGAGCCGCTGCTCTATGACGAGGCCGGGCGCGGCGGCCATCTCGCCGCGCTGATCCTCGACGAGATCGCGCGAGCGCCCGAAACCCCGCTGACGCTCCCCCTGCCGCGCGACCCGCGCCTGCGGCGGATCTGCGATGCGCTGCTGAAGGACCCGGCGCTCGACGTCGATCTCGACGGCTGGGCCGAGCGGGCCGGCGCGAGCCGGCGCACCCTGACGCGCGGCTTCAGGGCCGAGACGGGGATGAGCCTGGGCGATTGGCGTGCCCGCCTGCGCGTGCTCAGGGCCATGACGATGACGAGCGATGGCGCTTCGCCGCAGCAGGTCGTCAAGGCGGTCGGCTATGCCGATCAGCGTGCGTTGCGGACAGCGGCCCGGCGTATCCTCGGCCGGACTGATCTTTCCTGA
- a CDS encoding MFS transporter — protein MIPETLSRRTLLFVNAAHALDHFVLLIYPTAVIAIAAQTDLSYAELIGLATGAFVAFGLCSLPMGWLSDRFGRRNMLAVFFLGYGLSCLGVASADRPAAFAGWLLVLGVASAIYHPVGSTMLVSHARQLGRDLGVNAVWGNLGAASAAGVTALIAAQFGWRFAFILPGLVCLVLGAAFLALVPGDGNPSASRSGKAELVPVSRPMALLVVFAVAVIAGGMTFNITTIALPKVIDERLGLDLPLALIGSLATLVFVFGAATQWLMGRLVDRFTLPALFVGLALFQPLGLALAATTSGVPLLIGLVMTMAAIYGQVVVNDAMVARYVPAQHRAKAFSVRYFLGFTVSGFVVPMLALLHAQGGFGLVLAGASVFGLIVWCAALAFFFLAQAAPAASTVPAEQ, from the coding sequence ATGATTCCCGAGACGCTGTCCAGGCGCACCCTGCTTTTCGTCAACGCGGCGCACGCGCTCGACCATTTCGTGCTGCTGATCTATCCGACCGCGGTGATCGCCATCGCGGCACAAACCGATCTCAGCTACGCGGAACTGATCGGCCTCGCCACCGGCGCCTTCGTCGCCTTCGGCCTGTGCTCCCTGCCGATGGGCTGGCTCTCGGACCGGTTCGGCCGGCGCAACATGCTCGCCGTGTTCTTCCTCGGCTATGGCCTGTCCTGCCTCGGCGTCGCCAGCGCGGACCGTCCCGCCGCCTTCGCCGGCTGGCTGCTCGTGCTCGGCGTGGCATCGGCGATCTATCACCCCGTCGGCTCGACCATGCTGGTCAGCCATGCCCGCCAGCTCGGCCGCGATCTTGGCGTCAACGCCGTCTGGGGCAATCTCGGCGCCGCTTCGGCCGCCGGCGTCACCGCGCTGATCGCCGCGCAATTCGGCTGGCGCTTCGCCTTCATCCTGCCCGGCCTCGTCTGCCTCGTGCTGGGCGCGGCGTTCCTCGCGCTGGTGCCCGGCGACGGAAACCCGTCCGCGAGCCGCTCCGGCAAGGCCGAGCTCGTCCCGGTCAGCCGGCCGATGGCGCTGCTCGTCGTTTTCGCCGTCGCGGTCATCGCCGGCGGCATGACCTTCAACATCACCACGATCGCGTTGCCGAAGGTCATCGACGAGCGGCTCGGCCTCGACCTGCCCTTGGCGCTGATCGGCTCTCTGGCGACGCTCGTCTTCGTCTTCGGCGCCGCGACGCAATGGCTGATGGGCCGCCTCGTCGATCGCTTCACGCTGCCGGCCCTGTTCGTCGGGCTCGCGCTATTCCAGCCGCTCGGCCTCGCGCTCGCGGCGACGACCTCCGGCGTGCCGCTGCTCATCGGCCTCGTCATGACCATGGCCGCGATCTACGGGCAGGTCGTCGTCAACGACGCGATGGTCGCCCGCTACGTGCCGGCGCAACATCGCGCCAAGGCCTTCAGCGTGCGCTATTTCCTCGGTTTCACGGTCAGCGGCTTCGTTGTGCCGATGCTGGCCCTGCTGCATGCGCAGGGCGGGTTCGGGCTCGTGCTGGCCGGCGCCAGCGTCTTCGGCCTGATCGTCTGGTGCGCCGCGCTGGCCTTCTTCTTCCTGGCGCAGGCCGCGCCCGCGGCGAGCACCGTGCCCGCCGAACAATAG
- a CDS encoding AGE family epimerase/isomerase, translating to MKSEEALETAAGLPSKAWLSDTLIPAWIARAVRPGRAGYVEMFDPADPDREPGPVRTTLVTARLIYVFSHAHLLDPQGHALDAARHGFAFLRDACREGGQGRFLHSVREDGSAVDVRTDLYDLAFVLFAMAWYHRATRDDQALAIADEVIGFIASEMAHPQGGFVEDTLGSLPRRQNPHMHLLEAFHALAEATGERRWLDHADAIVRLARERLVDAGAGTLGEYFTDDWQPAPGAAGMVCEPGHHFEWTWLLLHHWRLTGDTQARDLAERLYDFAILHGLDNGAAGPLAAFDVVDRSGSITASTKLLWPQTEAIKAFLARIEFLDDADAATRLDRHLASLFRWFVAPETGLWFNQVARDGTPTQTVIPVRVLYHLLLALAERERVRAG from the coding sequence ATGAAGTCTGAAGAAGCCTTGGAAACCGCCGCCGGCCTGCCGTCGAAGGCGTGGCTCAGCGACACCCTCATCCCGGCCTGGATCGCTCGCGCCGTCCGGCCCGGCCGCGCCGGTTACGTCGAGATGTTCGATCCGGCCGATCCGGACCGCGAGCCCGGCCCGGTCCGGACGACGCTGGTCACCGCCCGGCTGATCTATGTCTTCAGCCATGCCCACCTGCTCGACCCGCAGGGGCATGCGCTCGATGCCGCCCGTCACGGCTTCGCCTTCCTGCGCGATGCCTGCCGGGAAGGCGGGCAGGGGCGCTTCCTGCATTCGGTCCGCGAGGACGGCTCGGCCGTAGATGTCCGCACCGATCTCTACGATCTCGCCTTCGTGCTCTTTGCCATGGCCTGGTACCATCGCGCGACGCGGGACGATCAGGCTCTCGCGATCGCCGACGAGGTGATCGGCTTCATCGCAAGCGAGATGGCGCATCCACAGGGCGGTTTCGTCGAGGACACGCTGGGCAGCCTGCCGCGCCGGCAGAACCCGCATATGCATCTGCTGGAGGCGTTCCACGCGCTGGCCGAAGCGACCGGGGAGCGACGCTGGCTCGACCACGCCGATGCGATCGTCCGGCTGGCGCGCGAGCGCCTGGTCGATGCCGGAGCCGGGACGCTCGGCGAGTATTTCACCGATGACTGGCAGCCCGCTCCCGGGGCGGCCGGCATGGTCTGCGAGCCCGGCCATCACTTCGAATGGACCTGGCTCCTGCTGCATCACTGGCGCCTTACCGGCGACACGCAGGCGCGCGATCTGGCGGAGAGGCTCTATGACTTCGCGATCCTGCACGGTCTCGACAACGGCGCGGCTGGCCCGCTCGCCGCTTTCGACGTTGTCGACCGCTCGGGCAGCATCACGGCCTCGACCAAGCTGCTCTGGCCTCAGACCGAGGCGATCAAGGCCTTCCTCGCCCGGATCGAATTCCTGGATGACGCCGATGCGGCTACGCGTCTCGACAGGCATCTTGCCAGCCTGTTTCGCTGGTTCGTCGCGCCCGAGACCGGGCTCTGGTTCAATCAGGTGGCGAGAGATGGAACGCCGACCCAGACCGTGATCCCGGTGCGGGTGCTCTACCACCTCCTGCTCGCTCTCGCGGAAAGGGAGCGTGTTCGCGCAGGCTGA
- a CDS encoding Lrp/AsnC family transcriptional regulator, producing MAKTVDLDKFDHALLKEMQADNQTPARVLAERVGLSQSAVLRRLRRLRAEKVITADVSIVSPEVMGVPVTVHVTVSIIQGSRTYGDFARKLQARPEVKHASYVTGDADFVLHLQVESMAAYAAFTREVFHDDPNVAEYHSYIAMREVVGWGAA from the coding sequence GTGGCCAAAACGGTCGATCTCGACAAGTTTGATCATGCCTTGCTCAAAGAGATGCAGGCCGACAACCAGACGCCGGCGCGGGTGCTGGCCGAGCGCGTGGGCCTGTCCCAGAGCGCGGTGCTGCGGCGATTGAGGCGGCTACGGGCGGAAAAAGTCATCACGGCCGATGTCTCGATCGTCAGTCCGGAGGTGATGGGCGTGCCGGTGACGGTGCATGTCACCGTCTCGATCATCCAGGGCTCGCGGACCTATGGCGATTTCGCCCGCAAGCTCCAGGCCCGGCCCGAGGTCAAACACGCTTCCTATGTGACGGGGGACGCCGATTTCGTGCTGCATCTGCAGGTCGAGAGCATGGCCGCCTATGCCGCCTTTACCCGCGAGGTCTTCCATGACGACCCGAACGTCGCGGAATACCATAGCTATATCGCCATGCGGGAAGTCGTCGGCTGGGGCGCGGCCTGA
- a CDS encoding aminotransferase class I/II-fold pyridoxal phosphate-dependent enzyme, producing MTSTKWTKRSLAAQAMGKIDPTTRGVVPPIHIATTYIRDEDNGYSTGFIYGRPDNETVHEAQAVLAMLEEAQAGALLFGSGMAAATAVFQALSPGDHVVASKVMYWALRAWLLTEAARWGIKVDFVETDDLAALKAAVKPGATKLVWIETPSNPLWTITDIAAAAEIAHKAGARLAVDSTCASPVHTRPLTLGADIVMHAATKVLNGHSDVVAGALCAREDDEFWNRIKTVRKGQGGILGPFEAYLLMRGMRTLHVRQERQAASAMALAQRLSAHPLVARVLYPGLPQHPGHDIAARQMENGFGFMLSVQVTGGEGAAIKTAAHVELYKRATSLGGVESLIEHRASIEGAGSPCPTDLLRLSTGIEDVDDLYADLDQALKAGHRS from the coding sequence ATGACCTCGACGAAATGGACGAAGCGAAGCCTTGCCGCGCAGGCCATGGGCAAGATCGACCCGACCACCAGGGGCGTGGTGCCGCCGATTCATATCGCGACGACCTATATCCGCGATGAGGATAACGGCTATTCGACCGGCTTCATCTATGGCCGCCCGGACAACGAGACGGTGCATGAGGCACAGGCCGTGCTCGCCATGCTGGAGGAGGCCCAGGCCGGCGCATTGCTGTTCGGCTCGGGCATGGCGGCGGCGACCGCCGTGTTTCAGGCGCTCTCGCCCGGCGACCATGTCGTCGCCTCCAAGGTGATGTACTGGGCGCTGCGCGCCTGGCTGCTCACCGAGGCGGCGCGCTGGGGCATCAAGGTCGATTTCGTCGAGACCGATGATCTCGCCGCGCTCAAGGCCGCCGTGAAGCCGGGCGCGACCAAGCTGGTCTGGATCGAGACGCCGTCGAACCCGCTCTGGACCATCACCGATATCGCGGCGGCGGCCGAGATCGCGCACAAGGCCGGCGCCAGGCTCGCGGTCGACTCGACCTGCGCCTCGCCGGTCCATACCCGCCCGCTGACGCTCGGCGCCGATATCGTCATGCATGCCGCGACCAAGGTGCTGAACGGCCATTCCGACGTGGTCGCCGGCGCGCTCTGCGCCCGCGAGGACGACGAGTTCTGGAACCGTATCAAGACGGTCCGCAAGGGCCAGGGCGGCATCCTCGGCCCGTTCGAGGCCTATCTCCTGATGCGCGGCATGCGCACGCTCCATGTCCGGCAGGAGCGACAGGCGGCCTCGGCGATGGCGCTGGCGCAGCGCCTCTCGGCGCATCCGCTGGTGGCGCGCGTGCTCTATCCCGGCCTGCCGCAGCATCCCGGCCACGACATCGCCGCCCGGCAGATGGAGAACGGCTTCGGCTTCATGCTCTCGGTGCAGGTCACCGGCGGCGAGGGCGCAGCGATCAAGACGGCGGCCCATGTCGAACTCTACAAGCGAGCGACATCGCTCGGCGGGGTCGAGAGCCTGATCGAGCATCGCGCCTCGATCGAAGGCGCCGGCTCGCCCTGCCCGACCGATTTGCTGCGTCTCTCGACCGGCATCGAGGATGTCGATGACCTCTATGCCGATCTCGACCAGGCGCTGAAGGCCGGGCATCGCTCCTGA
- a CDS encoding DMT family transporter produces the protein MATTGSASAPAGQAIGKALLLTTAFGWGLNWSVLKFVLQDWPPLFARGTAGLLGALCLVLLALARGDSLAVPRQAWAALVTAAAVNVFAWMGFTALALNWLRVSEGALIAYSMPIWAMLLAWPLLGARPTRRSLVALGLSLTGMAILMGGPDFTAAKLPGVLFAFAAALLFALGTVRARKPIAMPGPALAAWQVCLGCLPMVVLGLALEQPRISSLSMPGAFGLAYMAVGPMALCYLTWFGALRRLPTAVAATSMLIVPVVGTLTAVPLLGETLGLREAVAIALTIGGVALALRS, from the coding sequence ATGGCCACGACGGGTTCCGCCAGCGCGCCGGCCGGTCAGGCGATCGGCAAAGCCCTGCTGCTGACGACGGCTTTCGGCTGGGGCCTCAACTGGTCCGTGCTGAAATTCGTCCTGCAGGACTGGCCGCCGCTCTTCGCGCGGGGCACGGCCGGCCTCCTCGGCGCGCTCTGCCTCGTCCTGCTGGCCCTCGCCCGGGGCGACAGCCTCGCCGTGCCACGGCAGGCCTGGGCCGCTCTCGTGACGGCCGCGGCGGTCAACGTCTTCGCCTGGATGGGTTTCACCGCGCTCGCCCTGAACTGGCTCAGGGTCTCGGAAGGGGCCCTGATCGCCTATTCGATGCCGATCTGGGCGATGCTGCTCGCCTGGCCGTTGCTCGGTGCACGCCCGACCCGGCGCAGCCTGGTGGCGCTGGGGCTGAGCCTCACCGGCATGGCCATCCTGATGGGTGGGCCGGATTTCACCGCGGCAAAGCTTCCCGGCGTGCTTTTCGCTTTCGCTGCTGCCCTGCTGTTCGCGCTCGGCACGGTCCGGGCACGGAAACCCATCGCCATGCCCGGCCCGGCGCTCGCAGCCTGGCAGGTCTGCCTCGGCTGCCTGCCGATGGTCGTGCTCGGCCTTGCGCTGGAGCAGCCGCGGATATCGTCACTGTCCATGCCCGGAGCGTTTGGACTGGCCTATATGGCCGTCGGCCCGATGGCGCTCTGCTATCTGACCTGGTTCGGCGCGCTCAGGCGGCTGCCCACGGCGGTTGCCGCGACCAGCATGCTGATCGTGCCGGTCGTGGGAACGCTGACCGCCGTCCCCCTGCTGGGCGAAACGCTCGGCCTGCGGGAGGCCGTCGCGATCGCTCTGACCATCGGCGGCGTGGCGCTGGCCCTTCGATCCTGA
- a CDS encoding ABC transporter substrate-binding protein — protein sequence MTAFRFGLAFGCGALALSIASAQAQEPIKIGVVSVLTGPAASLGQQVRDGFQLAVDKNGGKLGGVPVKITVIDDELKPDVAVERVRSFVESEKPAFVVGPVFSNILGAIAKPVLDSGAFLISPNAGPSTMAGKACNKNFFVTSYQNDQVHEVLGKYAQDQNYKRAYIIAPNYQAGKDSLAGFKRYFKGEIVDEVYAPLNVMDFSADLAKIASSKPDVVFAFLPGGLGVNFVKQWSQAGLQGKIPFLSAFTVDESTLPAQQDAAVGLYGGMTWAPNMDNPQTKDFVKAYEAAYKIVPGSYAQQSYDAAMLIDSAVKAAGGTGNADKLREAIKKADFTSLRGKFKFNTNGYPIQDFYLVKVAKRADGKFQTEIAQKVFSDYADPHAKDCALK from the coding sequence ATGACGGCATTCAGGTTCGGTCTGGCATTCGGTTGCGGCGCGCTGGCGCTGTCCATCGCCTCGGCGCAAGCGCAGGAGCCGATCAAGATCGGCGTGGTCAGCGTGCTGACCGGCCCGGCTGCCTCCCTCGGCCAGCAGGTTCGCGACGGTTTCCAGCTCGCGGTCGACAAGAACGGCGGAAAGCTCGGCGGCGTGCCGGTCAAGATCACGGTGATCGACGACGAGCTGAAGCCCGATGTCGCGGTCGAGCGCGTGCGCTCGTTCGTCGAGAGCGAGAAGCCTGCCTTCGTCGTCGGCCCGGTCTTCTCGAACATCCTCGGCGCGATCGCCAAGCCGGTGCTCGATTCCGGCGCCTTCCTGATCAGCCCGAATGCCGGCCCCTCGACCATGGCCGGCAAGGCCTGCAACAAGAACTTCTTCGTCACCTCCTACCAGAACGACCAGGTGCACGAGGTCCTCGGCAAATACGCGCAGGACCAGAACTACAAGCGGGCCTATATCATCGCGCCGAACTATCAGGCGGGTAAGGACTCGCTCGCCGGCTTCAAGCGCTACTTCAAGGGCGAGATCGTCGACGAGGTCTATGCGCCGCTGAACGTGATGGATTTCTCGGCCGATCTCGCCAAGATCGCCTCGTCCAAGCCCGATGTCGTCTTCGCCTTCCTGCCCGGCGGGCTCGGCGTCAATTTCGTCAAGCAGTGGTCGCAGGCCGGCCTGCAGGGCAAGATCCCGTTCCTCTCCGCCTTCACGGTCGATGAATCGACCCTGCCGGCGCAGCAGGACGCCGCGGTCGGCCTCTATGGCGGCATGACCTGGGCGCCCAACATGGACAACCCGCAGACGAAGGACTTCGTCAAAGCCTATGAGGCGGCCTACAAGATCGTGCCCGGCTCCTATGCGCAGCAGTCCTATGACGCGGCGATGCTGATCGATTCCGCGGTGAAGGCGGCGGGTGGCACCGGCAATGCCGACAAGCTGCGCGAGGCGATCAAGAAGGCCGATTTCACCTCGCTGCGCGGCAAGTTCAAGTTCAACACCAACGGCTACCCGATCCAGGACTTCTACCTCGTCAAGGTCGCCAAGCGCGCCGACGGCAAGTTCCAGACCGAGATCGCCCAGAAGGTGTTTTCGGACTACGCCGATCCGCACGCCAAGGATTGCGCGCTGAAGTGA
- a CDS encoding branched-chain amino acid ABC transporter permease, with protein MTLSLLIVQLLNGLQFGVLLFLVAAGLTLVFGVMDFINLAHGVQYMLGAYLAVTFVGLTGSFLLGLVLALAAALLLGLALEFLVFRHLYERDHLDQVLATFGLILLLNQAVKMIWGAAPLSVPVPEFLSGNVRLMDGILYPVYRFALIAAGLGVGALLWFVVEKTRTGMLLRAGASNAPMVSALGVDIRKLFMIVFAFGTMLAGFAGAMAAPILSVEPGMGDTVLILAFVVIVVGGIGSIRGAFVGALIVGLVDTLGRSSMNDLLRLFMAPASARATGAALSSMLIYLVMAAVLFVRPEGLLPAKGRS; from the coding sequence ATGACCCTCAGCCTCCTGATCGTCCAGCTTCTCAACGGCCTCCAGTTCGGCGTCCTGCTGTTCCTGGTCGCGGCCGGGCTGACGCTGGTCTTCGGCGTGATGGACTTCATCAACCTCGCCCATGGCGTCCAGTACATGCTCGGCGCCTATCTCGCCGTGACCTTCGTCGGGCTGACGGGCTCGTTCCTGCTCGGCCTCGTGCTCGCGCTCGCCGCCGCGCTGCTGCTGGGGCTCGCGCTCGAATTCCTGGTCTTCCGGCATCTCTACGAACGGGACCATCTCGACCAGGTTCTGGCGACCTTCGGATTGATCCTGCTGCTCAACCAGGCGGTGAAGATGATCTGGGGCGCCGCGCCGCTCTCGGTACCGGTGCCGGAATTCCTCTCCGGCAATGTCCGGCTGATGGACGGCATCCTCTACCCCGTCTACCGCTTCGCCCTGATCGCGGCGGGGCTCGGTGTCGGCGCGCTGCTCTGGTTCGTGGTCGAGAAGACGCGCACAGGCATGCTGCTCCGGGCCGGCGCCTCGAACGCGCCGATGGTCTCGGCGCTCGGCGTCGATATCCGCAAGCTGTTCATGATCGTCTTCGCCTTCGGCACGATGCTCGCCGGCTTCGCCGGGGCGATGGCGGCGCCGATCCTCTCGGTCGAGCCCGGCATGGGCGACACGGTCCTGATCCTCGCCTTCGTCGTCATCGTCGTCGGCGGCATCGGCTCGATCCGCGGCGCCTTCGTCGGCGCGCTCATCGTCGGCCTCGTCGATACGCTCGGCCGGTCCTCGATGAACGATCTGCTGCGGCTGTTCATGGCGCCGGCCTCGGCCCGCGCCACGGGCGCGGCGCTCTCCTCGATGTTGATCTATCTGGTCATGGCGGCGGTGCTGTTCGTCCGGCCCGAAGGCCTGCTGCCGGCCAAGGGGCGCTCGTGA